The Homo sapiens chromosome 4, GRCh38.p14 Primary Assembly genome contains the following window.
CACTATAAGCTCCAAGGTCcttctttaaatgaaaattttaggtGCCCATTTATTCTACTCAAGTAAACATCAATCTGGATAAACCAACTAAGAAAATCTAAAGAAGCATATCATAAAGAGCTACATCAGCTTAGAAATGGTATGAAAAAGGTAGCACTCAAGAGtgttagctgggcacagtggctcacgcctgtaatcccagcactttgggaaaccaaggcaggtggatcacgaggtcaggagtttgagaccagcctagccaacatggtgaaaccctgtctctactaaaaatgcaaagattagccgggcgtggtgacaggcacctgtaatcccagttactcaggaggctgaggcaagagaattgctcgaacccaggaggcagaggttgcagtgagctgagatcacagcactgcactccagcctggacgacagagcaagactctgtctcagaaaaaaaaaaaaaaagagtgttagtATGCGTTAAgcaatgttatattttatacatattaactcatttcattctCATGACAACTCTAAGGTAAGTAATGTTATCATCAttgtttttattgtcattatccctattatgctaataaaatataaagcacaaaaatattaagtaacttaTCCCAGGTCACctagctagcaagtggcagaatCAGAATTCACCTGCAAGGAGTCTACATTGCCCGTCCACACCCCCAAACACAAAGCTATTTAAATTACAAACTGTACCACTTTTCCCTAGTATCCGGGGCAGTGCCTCACacataaaaatgctactgaattgAATTGATTACAAACACATTGGAACTGTAACAATTCTTTTTTAACTTAGGTAAAAAGAGCTATCTAGCACTCCTGCACCTGTGTGGTCCTTACATCAACTCAGAGACAGCAGCAGATTCACTCCCACTGAAGAGCCCACCTCCTTGAGCTTGGGAAGGTTCTTAGTGAATCCTCACATCGGTGACTGGAAGATTTCCTCCAGAACACTGAACTCACACATGGCCCTCTAGTGTCAGTGCCACGAGAGCAGAGATTCCTGACCGTTTTGTTCACTGATGCAGCCCCAGTGACTAGAATAGTggctagcacatagtagatgctcaataaatacatgttaaaggaagaaaagataaatgtgatCCTATAGAAGACGATAGATTGCATGGAGTTAAGGCACATGCATCTTTTATGCTGTGGGTACTGTGGTAACCATTAATCACCCCTTTTATCCCAGCAGAGTGTGGGACCAAGGACAAATTACAGAAGCACAGCAGAGAAGGTTGCCCGGTTCCCCGTTTGCCTATGAAGTTATGTAGTGAGCAAATAAGAGGACACTGGAGCACAGCGCTGCTTAGAGCCGAGGCTCAGTAAACTTTTGTTCACTGATGAATGAATGTATTAAGCTGACCAGCTCAATTTGATTCATAAAGAAATAGCCTTAGGGCTTTTCTGAGGAAGAACACAACATACTTTCaatccaactttttaaaaaataaaacatgattacACActcctaaataaatattttcagaaagtttGCCTATATGTCAAAGATTTCTAGGATTTGGAAGCCAGTATGTTCGCAAGTTGTGAGGACATCTGTGTTATTCTCAACACTCCCTGCAAAACGACTGTGTCCTTACCTGAAAGCCTGAAACAATATAAAATGCAAAGCTGACATCCCCCTGCCTCGGCAACTGCACTTTCACCCAGAACTCACAGTGCTGCTCACATAGGCTTGAAAAGAGAGTGAAAAACATACCATATATTTCTCCTACTTTATAATACGAAGAGGCAATACAAGTTGGAAAACAGTGAGCAACTTGGGATCTACAATGAATTTAAATGGAAGTGTGTGGGGTGCCTGCAGTTTGTCAACTAAGCAGCATTGACATACAGAATTCTTGGAACTAGGCTACCTTAATTCAGTCTGACAGCTTTGTGGCAATAAAACAGCATCCTAAAAATAAAGCATACATAATACATCTTCCATGCTGGGCATGAAAAATAGTACAATGCTTAAATGCTACCAAAATGGTGTCCCTCGAGATTCATTCACACTACTGTGCAGACTACAGGGGAAGCTCTGGCAAAGCTGCTAAATCAAAGATCACAGAACGGtgcttggttttctctttttttattttcttgatttttacatGGACATAGTCTGCTTTGTCTAATGCTAGATAAATACTTTaggatattttcactttttaaattatcgAAATGTATCAGGACCACACAGTATCTGGTGACTTTTATAATAATTTGAGACTCTTGCAAGGACAATTTGGCAGAAAACAAATATGTTCATCACATTGATACACATGTGATTGTTTATGGTAAACAAGAAAATCTGGTAAGCACTGGCACCTTGGTTTGCATTAAAAAAACTTGTAGCAGTGTTCATAATGATACATCAATACTGCACTTGAGTAAAAATATTGTCAATGTTAGATTattgaatagaaaaaagaaattaaatagaaatgttGGCATAGTGGTAAAATCAGAAACCATCATGCTAAAATTTGCACATTTTTGACATTATCCCATAATTGTAGTAAGTTATATTTGTGAGGTAGTGTGGGTTAACAGAAGCAACGTGAGGAAACTTCAGTGTCAGAGACAGAATTGGGCACAAATTCCAATTTCATTGCTCTCTAGGTAGGTGACGTAGGGCACATTTTATAAGCTCACTGAGCCTCAGGATTCCCCTATTTAAAATAAGAGTAATATCTGCTATGTAAAATTGTTAGGTATGTATAATAGACAACACACATCAAATACAGTGTGTATACTATGTGATACATCACACTAGATTCTTTGTCACAATTGAAAAATACTTCATTATTGCACACAAACATTTTAAGGCCCTTTGAtgctatattttaattcattttaagacTTCCTACACAGAAACATACAGGACGAAAATCTGCTCCAGTGGTAACTGCTGGATCTTATATTGTGGCACACTGCTGGCTCTGCCTAATTAATTACTATCTTGCCCTTCCTCAAGTGCACCCTTCTCATTTTCTAGGATATCTTGGAGCATAACCTGTCAGAAAATAGTCTGTTATAAAGTACAATACCAGTAAGTCCACTAATTTCACACATCTTTTTGTATTTAAGAAGAATCATCTAGAACTCATCAAGTCACACAATCAAGATCTTGTCCCAGATTAAACTGAGCTAGCTGATTGGATCACCCACACCAGTCCTGCCAATTTAGAAAAAACCTAAAGATGAGCTTTATAATTGGAACTCTTTGTCATTTGATTAAATCAACAGAGAGCTTTATCTgaaaggctggggcaggcagatcattcAAATCACAGCATTTGATTCCTTCTTACACCTCCCTTTTCACATCACATATCCATTTCATAATTACTTTGGGCCTCAACTtccatatttgttaaatgtttgtAAGAGTCCCCAGGCATAATGACATCTGGGTGCAGCTGGTAGAATTTGTATGaggatttaatgaaataatgcaagCACAGTACTTAGAATGGTACCTGGTATATATATCTAGGAAAACTCAATAACTCTTAGCCATGGTTAAGGTTTTTTTGTCTCCTTGAGGAAAAAAAGGAGGTTCCCATGGCTATATCTGTGCATCAGTGTATAAGTCATCtgtttcattatatttatatatttagttatttataaCTAAACTTTCTAGTAGGCTGTGGTGATAGAGAAAGACGATGTACCTTAGGGCCCCCTAAAGGATTTGTTGAGGGACGCAGAtttatgaaaagagaaaagactggaAGTTAGAAGACAAAAATTTTTGCTGGACAACTAACTCATCACATGACCTTGAGCAGTCTTCTTGCCTttctttcatctctaaaatgaggttTAAAAAGTCTACTGCATAGGATTCTCAGAAAAATTAACTAAGACAACTTAAATATCTAAATTCAACTTGCAACACAGACTAACCACTTTCTTGGTGCcagatataaatttatttttataaacattaatcAAAAGTCAGAACAGAAACAACATTTAGGGTAGATTACTTACAGGCTTTGCTGGCTTCTCACTCTCTCAAATATTAAAAGATCTACTCCCAGACCAAGCCaggtcatcagagaaatatatACCTAAATTAAATCCTATTGTTCCTCCTGCAGAAAACTCATTATCGAATTACACTAGAGTGTGATGCCAACACACCACACTGATAGTTCTCACAAGAATAAGCCCTGTAAACCTTTCATTTGCATTGTAAGGAGGctaccaaaaacattttttattacctCCACAATGAATTCCTTATGAGATCCTCCAGGAGAAAGCCCAGCCTGGACTTAAGACTAAAAATGTTATTACACGTCCTAAGTATTAGAAGCTGGTGGCTTCCAGTATAGTTTTACTGTTTAGAGTCCAAGGAACAAGCAATGAAcgcattccttcattcattcaaaatatttattgagcatctactatgggCCAGACTCTCTGCTAAGATCCAGAAATGCAATTCTAAAGAAAACAGGAAGTATCTTTGCCTTCACTGACCTAGAGAGTAGTGGGAAGGAACagatgattaaataaatgattataatacaaatatgtattatataatataatgataTAGAGCAAGCTGAAAAAGATGCTGGGTAACTAGGTAAGATCTGTTGCCTCCCTGGGTGGGCTGCAAGGCTCAAATAAAGTCAAACTCTGACCAACAGAATAGCAGTGCCCTAGAAGAAAGCTACACGCTTCCGTGGAAATCAGGGAAgaaagacacagtgagaaaaaGACTAGAAATAGGTGGATGGGTAGAGATACTGAGAACCTAATGCTGTCTATACCATGACCAGAAGTGGTCTATTTATGTACTTTGCAACACTGTAACAGTCTGCTTGAGTAGAATTACATTGTGTAGAGTATTCATAACTATATGAAATCATTTCATGAGCCCCTGGAGAAACTGGCCTGACTTTGTGACTCTAAATGACTAAGTAGAAGAAGGTATCAAAGACAGAATGTTGTTTGAGATATAATCTTagggattttatttattaaattgagtCATATTAGTATAGCTTTATTAGTTTATTTCCATCACCACTACCAtatgaaaggagagagaaatatcCAGGCTATATTGAGATCATAAACCCCGCCTTCAAATGAATTTTTGTTCTCAAAGATGCTGGAAATTCAGAGCAAAGAATTAAATATCTAAGAGGGATTGGGATTACAAaagtttaattgagcagttttagTCATAGTCCTATCACGTAACGAAGTAACACATGAGACTTGGAGATTATGTGAGGAATTCAATGAACTTGGTACCTCATGTGCTtggtacaataataataataataaccaatatttattgaaggttTATCTTGTGGCAAATACTGGTTCTAAGTGTTTTCCCTGTATTAACTAACAACAATCTCATATGGTAGGCAGTATtgtcattttacagctgaggaaactgaggcataaagagaCATGGCAACATTTCCAAGTCGTATGATTGGTAAGTTCAAACCTAGTCAGTCCAACTCCACGGCCCAGGCTCTTAGCCACTACTGCATTCTCCCAATACAGTAGTCTAAGAGCGTCTAAGGGAAGCTCAAAGGACATATCAGAGAACTCTGCCTCAGGATATACACAGGAGTTCATCTTCTCCTCTCTGGGGCCTTTATGACATGAAAATGAATGGGATTTCAGCATAACAAGGGGGATCCTGTGCTCTACTCTGCTCAGAACAGTCAGTGTGGGCCTGTTGTCCCAATGCCCACCAGCATCTCCTTTCACGCCACACGGTTCCAGTTTGGATAATAAGTTACATATTCACCTAAGTCCAGTGGCTAAGAAGTTATGTTCTGAAGTTTGCTGGGTCTATAGTCAAAACCCAGCTTAGCCACCTACTAGCTGTGGGAGTTGAGGCCAATTACTTTGTCTCaataagcctcaattttctcatctactaaatggaaataataatagtccCCACTTCATAGCATTGTTATGAAAATTCTAGGAGCCAACACATATGAATCAATTTGTATAATCCTTAGCAAATTGTGGGCAcccaataaaaattcatttttatcaacATTAGATTAAATGTTTGAGAAGGTTTCTTACATTGGCATAACTGTGGTGGACTGCTTTATAAACTTGAGACATCAAAGCATACCTGTGAATCTGGAGCACTTAGACAAGAACCACCATCAGTAGGGAATGTCCAATTTTTCTAAGTAAATCACTGGTACTTCCAGGGGtatccattttaaaatgaaattataatgcTAAAGCCATTGGAAATGCAGTTGGGTCTCAGCCACTCCCAGGGATtttaatccattccattctaggcTCCCTGGGAACCTCACTGAAATGCTAAATTTCATGGTAACATGGAGAAAGTTAAGTATCCTTTCAGCTTATAATCTCTTTGGGGTACATTTTAGCCTCTTGGGCCAATCTGGATTCAAAGTTGTAACTTCTGGCATCATTCTGCATTCAAACATAAGCCACTGACTCACTGTACTTTGTATTCGAGCCCTGGAATAGCTTTAATATTCAGAGAATATCCTTTATATGGCATGGGCATGACCGCAGACCAGTCCTTTTGCTGGCAACTGCAGTAACTGGCTACATGTGTTAGAACCTGCCAAAATGTTTGTCACCCAAGACGGGAGAATCTTGAAAGACAGACTCAATAGATCATAGTCAGGGGCTTGATAAAACCACACAGCTAGTTAGTATACATACTGAACAAATCACCAatttttgctcattctttttatttgttaaataaagagGTTAAATCcattgaaaaaaaaagggggggttaAACCTAACATGGTCTGGCTCTGCGCGGCTTAAGAAGATTCCATCTGCTCAAGAACGATAACCCGCTTCCcccttacttttaaaaacttctacTTCCTCCCATAGTAACCTATTTAATAGTATGCCTGACTGTCAGCAAGTTCTTTGCCTCCAGCCTAGCTTCCTCTCCTCATCATGCAAATTGCCGTTGGCTTTAATTAGATTTAATAAGCCACTGGGAAGTGAAGCGAGGGAAATGGAGAGCAAAGATTATACAGTATGGGCTTACTCTTGCATGTCCAATACAGCATTTCCCTGGAACTCTCATATCCTCCCAGGCTGGGAAAATAAAGAATGCCAAGCGCATGGAAAGAcacgctgctgctgctgctgtccaAATGTGAACCGTGGGTGGAgaaaaatcatttagaaaaagagagtgagggaaaaaagaaaatgaaccagaATCCCCAACAGCTGCAAATAACGAAGCATGTGAATCTGTTACCTTGGATGAACTCTGCTTTCCTGCTCACAGACGGCAGGGTCCTGTTGAGCCCCAGGATCCTGTCTAGGTGGAAGGCAAACACCTCACTCATGTCCAAGGGCTGCTTGAGAAGCCCACAGGGGCTAGGGCCACAGCGGAGCACAGCGCCAGGTGCGCCCCCCTCCAGCACCAGCAAACGGGCTCCGCTCCTAGAGGACACAGGCCGGAGCCCTGCCACTGCGCTGTCCGCCAAGAGTCGCATTCTTCGGATGTCATCTTTGCTCAGCCAGGAGGGGGCGCTCTCGCTGTAGATCCTAATGTTGCTCTCCCTGGAGCTGGGCTGCAGGAAGTCTGGGCCCCCGGCTCGCACTCCCGGACCCCGCACCAACCTCCAGGGTCGCTCTCCAATCTTAACCAGGTTTGCTCCCTGAGCGTACCCAGGTGCTACAGCATCAGCTTCCCTTGCCGCTTCCTGCGGCTGAAGGGATGGTCCGACCAAAGCCTCCTGCCCTGGGGCAGCCGATGCCACTGCATGCTTTTTCCTGCGCTTGGGCTTCACGGTGCCACGGATATTGGCCGGCTTGCTGCGCTTGGAGCGTAGGGTAATGTACACCACATTGGGCTGCAGAGTGGACCCATTGCCCTGGGACTCTGGAGGGGCCAGGGTACCATCCAGGGGTATCTCAGGGAAGGATGGCTCGGCGGTGTCGCGGCTGCGATGTGGCCCCTTCTCAGCCGCCTGTCCATGCTGGAGAGAGGCCCTCCCCACCTGGCTCACCAGGAAGCCCAAGTAGATGGCACACGCAGTGCCCAGCAGAAGGTTTCTCCGGGTCCTTGGACGCCGGCTGCTCCAGAGCTTACGCACCCGCGGGACGCACAGGGAGCAGATGAACCAGTTTATGAGCTGCCCCGGCTTGTCTGGACAGGTCATTTCTCTGCCGCATCCACATGTTGAACGGAGTTTAAAGTCTGCAGTTGGCTCCTGCTAATGTGATGCATGGTTTCCTGACTTCAGCTGCCGCGTCCGCTTCGGGATATAAGTGGTCTCCAGtgggcagaggtggaaggaaagGGTTGGTGATGAAGCTGGGAATGTTTCTGACACAACAAACCTTTTAAATTATCAGTCTCCCCAAGGAGAAATGCGGCTTGTTTCTGGGAATGAATGGATACAGAGTTAACTGAGTCACAATTTCAAACCATTTAAGTTCCTCTACAAGagtcaagaaaaaaagtaatcatttcctttcataaatatcaccactaaatgtttttaaaaataaaatttaaaagcatgcaAACGAGATAGATGTATAGATTTGATAGTCACTTGAAAGTAGTGAAAACAAGCCACAAAAATCCAAGAGTGTTTTATAACTTGTACCTAGAGTCATTTAAGTTGACTCTGAAGCAAAAGCGTTAAAATGTGACAAACCTGggcttttcctttttgaaattcaGAAAGAACTTAAGACAAgtaatagataattttttaatactctatacctataccatttttattttttaaagtcctgaATTAACTAAGTACAAGCAGCAAGTATTAAcaataaaatttagaaacataTTCTCTTAGTCTAAAGGTACAAATTGTACTTCATATTAATAATATGTTCCATTAGCTTACATTGTTAGTATAATACAAAGCCATAAATGTCCATATATCTTGGAAGCAGTTGCAtttattctgtttctctctctctctctctttctctctctctcacacacatacacacacacaacacaacacaactctgactgctttttatttcttttctttccaccgAAGtcagctgaaagaaaataaaagcatctcTAGTTCTGTTTTTtcactattaaaaagaaaaagaagaaactcgTAAGCAACCTTACTTACACAGCTGGCCCCATGCTTGGCTCCAGGAAGAATGTAATCCTTGACTCTAATGCAAAGAACTTTTAAAGGCTGAGGCATGTAAGTAGAACATATTTCATGGTCAAGAGTGTTCCACATTTCAAACATTTCAGTTCAGCTTTAAAAGCTCCCTTGAAAACTACTGATTGCAAAGCAAAACTTGGAAACTGACTGCTGCATGGTTTTAAGAGAtacaaagcttttaaaaacaatagttaacaaaataaactttaattttaaattcgGAAAAAAGAAATGCCGTAGAGAATCAGTTTTCATTCAAATAAATTTCCACTTATTTTTAACCCCTGGGAGCCCTCTAGTGTCCTGTTCGCAAACAGACTCAGAAATGTCAGTCTCATGAAGTTCAAAAGATCGAGAATGTTTGCTATCTTGGTGGAGCAGCCGCAGCCAAGCAAGTAACTTGTAAAATGAGGAATGCCATCACCCCTCGAGTGTCCATCCCACATAACTTGGGGTTAGAGCACAAGCGTTCCCAGGAACTACTCACCTTACCATCTTGGCCGTTTCATTTGTCTTCCACCAGTTCTGGAAAGAGAAGGCCTAGAAGTTcagaaaaaaaggtaagaaagagTTAATATAAATGAGGAGAAAAAATAGAACAGTGAGATAAGAGTACACACAGATAAGGAAAGACATTTATAGTGTGCAATTGCACGGTGCAACAGTTCACAAAAGGAAGTCGTGGATTCTCTCTGATTGgaggttttttgaaaaaacaggTTAGGGATTGGCCTGGGTGGTTTGCGTGTCCTAGCACAAAGGCAGGGGCTGATGACCTTGGGGTGTCAATTAGACTATGGCAAATAGAA
Protein-coding sequences here:
- the GASK1B gene encoding Golgi-associated kinase 1B isoform 2 (isoform 2 is encoded by transcript variant 2); translation: MTCPDKPGQLINWFICSLCVPRVRKLWSSRRPRTRRNLLLGTACAIYLGFLVSQVGRASLQHGQAAEKGPHRSRDTAEPSFPEIPLDGTLAPPESQGNGSTLQPNVVYITLRSKRSKPANIRGTVKPKRRKKHAVASAAPGQEALVGPSLQPQEAAREADAVAPGYAQGANLVKIGERPWRLVRGPGVRAGGPDFLQPSSRESNIRIYSESAPSWLSKDDIRRMRLLADSAVAGLRPVSSRSGARLLVLEGGAPGAVLRCGPSPCGLLKQPLDMSEVFAFHLDRILGLNRTLPSVSRKAEFIQDGRPCPIILWDASLSSASNDTHSSVKLTWGTYQQLLKQKCWQNGRVPKPESGCTEIHHHEWSKMALFDFLLQIYNRLDTNCCGFRPRKEDACVQNGLRPKCDDQGSAALAHIIQRKHDPRHLVFIDNKGFFDRSEDNLNFKLLEGIKEFPASAVSVLKSQHLRQKLLQSLFLDKVYWESQGGRQGIEKLIDVIEHRAKILITYINAHGVKVLPMNE
- the GASK1B gene encoding Golgi-associated kinase 1B isoform 1 (isoform 1 is encoded by transcript variant 1), whose amino-acid sequence is MTCPDKPGQLINWFICSLCVPRVRKLWSSRRPRTRRNLLLGTACAIYLGFLVSQVGRASLQHGQAAEKGPHRSRDTAEPSFPEIPLDGTLAPPESQGNGSTLQPNVVYITLRSKRSKPANIRGTVKPKRRKKHAVASAAPGQEALVGPSLQPQEAAREADAVAPGYAQGANLVKIGERPWRLVRGPGVRAGGPDFLQPSSRESNIRIYSESAPSWLSKDDIRRMRLLADSAVAGLRPVSSRSGARLLVLEGGAPGAVLRCGPSPCGLLKQPLDMSEVFAFHLDRILGLNRTLPSVSRKAEFIQAAAAACLSMRLAFFIFPAWEDMRVPGKCCIGHARLTWGTYQQLLKQKCWQNGRVPKPESGCTEIHHHEWSKMALFDFLLQIYNRLDTNCCGFRPRKEDACVQNGLRPKCDDQGSAALAHIIQRKHDPRHLVFIDNKGFFDRSEDNLNFKLLEGIKEFPASAVSVLKSQHLRQKLLQSLFLDKVYWESQGGRQGIEKLIDVIEHRAKILITYINAHGVKVLPMNE